A segment of the Mangrovimonas sp. YM274 genome:
CATAAATTATTTTTTTGCGAATATAACCAACAATCGAGAGATACGCCTTGTATTTTTTTGCAATTGAATCCCACTTAACAACATCAACTATAAATTACGTTAAAAAACTATTAAAGCAGTTGTATAACTATAAAAATAGTTATAAGTTTGAACAACCTATAATTCCTTTACCATGCAAAAGTTAACAAACAAAGAAGAAGAGATCATGCACATTTTATGGAAGCTAGAAAAAGCTTTTGTAAAAGATGTTCTAGCGGAAATAAAAGAAGACAAACCACATTATAACACCCTTTCAACCATTATAAGAAATCTAGAGGACAAAGGATATGTTAGCTATCAAGCCTACGGTAAAACCCACCATTACTTCCCCATTGTAAGCAAGGAAGATTACAAAAAGAAGTTTATGAATACTGCCATTGAAAACTATTTCAATAATTCCTATAAAAATGTGGTATCGTTTTTTGCCAAGGAAGAAAAGATTAGTATTGAAGAGTTGAAAGAGATCATTTCCTTAATCGAAAACAAGTCGTAACCATGGAATATTTATTGAAATCATCAGCCATTATCATATTATTCTATGCTTGTTATAAATTGTTCCTGCAAAAAGAAACCTTTTTTCAGTCCAACCGCGCATTCTTAATCTTAGGATTGGTTTTGGCGGCCATCTTCCCTTTAATCGTTATTCCTATTTATGTGGAATATACACCTGCACCCGTGACGGCCAATTTCACCCTAGAACCGTTGGCACAAACTGAATTGGAGGATGCCTGGGAACTAACAGATGTGTTACCTTGGATATATGGTCTTGGGGTAGTATTCTTTTTATCTAAACTCTTGTTTGAAATCAATTCCCTCCTCCTCCTTTTGAAAAACCATCCAAAACAAGCTTTTGGCAAATACACCCTTATAGAAACTAACAAAAATCTAACGCCGTTTTCATTTTTCAACCGTATTGTTTACAACCCAACCCAATTTACCAAAAGTGAACTCCACCATATCATCAACCACGAAAAAGTGCATGCACAACAACTGCACTCTATAGATGTACTGCTCATTCAATTGGCTACAGCGCTTCTTTGGTTTAATCCATTTATTTGGCTTTACAAAAAAGAACTTTCCCAAAACCTTGAATTTATTGCCGATGGTAATGCACAACATTATGCCCGTTGTGAAAAGAGCTATCAAATGGTTTTGCTTAAAACCTCAACTACAAATCATCAATTGGCCTTGGCCAACAATTTTTATACATCATTAATCAAAAAACGAATCGTTATGTTACACAAATCCAAATCACACAAATTAAAGGCCTGGAAGTATAGTTTGATACTGCCTGTCCTAGCTTGGTTTTTAATGAGTTTCCATACCAAAACCGTGCTTGTTGAAGCCAACGTAAACAATGAGCTCCTCCCCAATGTTCCTGAAACAGCAACCACTATTAATGGAGCTCCAGAAACTACCGAACTAAAAATTATCATTACCAAAGATTTCTCTGAAAAGGAATTTGAAACTGTCAAAGCTGCGGCGAAAAAAGAAGGTGTGACACTCAGTTTCAGCAATATTGAACGTAATAGCAAAGGGGAAATCATAGCCATTTCTGCCGAGGCCAAAACTGAAAAGGGATCTAGCAACTTTAACCTTAATGGTACAGAACCCATCAAACCTTTTGTGTTCAACTATAACGAGAAGGGTTTTAGTTTTGGAACAGTATCTACAATGAGAGAAGCGAAAGCCTCAACCATTTCAGGAGAAGACAAAAACATTTACTTCGTTACCAGAGACACCTTAAAAGAAGAAACTCCGACAAAAATCATCATTAATAAGCAAAATATAACAACGGGAAATAATGATGTCTACTTTTCCCCAGAAAGCAGTGACTCCATTTATATTGTTAAAGATATTTCAAAAGCAATTTGGACAGATAAAAATGGAAAAACAGTAGATATTCATGCCTACCAAAACGACCAGGTAGCCACAACAATGAAATTAAAAAGCTCAGACAACATCCTTTACATAATAGACGGAAAAAAGGCCACTGCTACAGAATTGCACAACCTTGCACCCAACGCCATAGAATCTGTAAACGTATATAAAGACAATAAGGCTGTTGAATTATATGGCGCAGAAGGAAAAGAAGGGGTCATTATCATTAACACTAAAGGCAATAATACTTGGACTACAGATGACGGCTCTAGTATCGTTATCAGGAACACATCAGGAAACAAAACTTATGAAATTAGAAATAATGAGCTCTACGCCCCCTTTGAAATTTCCAAAGAAACTTCAGACTCCGCATTGGAAGCACATAAAGAGGCTTTGGCAAAAAAAAACGTAACGGTAAAATACTCCAAACTGAAACGCAATAAAGCAGGAGAGATTATCAAACTAAAAATATCCCTAAGCACCAAAAACGATAAAAAATCAAGTGCCACTTTTGAAGACCCCGATGGTATTCCAAATATCGTCTTTGGCAAAAACAAAGACAACGTTTTTGTGAAATCGATCAACTAACAAAAAAGTCCCAACAATTGCTTGGGACTTTTTTTTATTCCTTAACTCCCAATAGCCATCTCTAAAACCAACATTCGCCACCTTAAAACAAAAGGTCTGGTCTACTTACATTTTCACCATTCTCTATTTCCCCTAAAGATGAATTCCTTAAAAAATGGCACTTTTTAGATCATAATTCCCCTAGAGTTTCAAAATACCTCCCAAAAAAGCCCTACAATTATTACATTTTAAAACACAAAACACACTTAAAGCCTACATTTAAAAACAACAATGAAGATATAAGCATGTCAATTTGAAACAAATAGCATTTTATTACTTATAACTTCGAAGCCAATTTCATCAATTTCCATTAAAACGTTTGGAAATAAGCTATTCCAACCAATATCTTTAAAAAACAATCAAGAATTGAATCTATTTATTAACCCTTAAAACCTAAAAATTATGATAACTCTTGCGAAAATTTTAATCGATATAATATTCTCTATCAAATAACAATTTAGCACCTTTATAGTAAAACTTAGTTCTAGAATAAGTTTTGCTATTTTTAAGTTCTCAATATCTTAGCGGAATGAAAAAACAACTTTTTAAGGGCCTCGCAAAAATGAATAAACTCTTACTTCCAAGTTTTAGCAAACAGCAACTAGACCTAAGTAAAGCCAACAAACTTCAATTGGCTATTATTGGCTGGCGTACCTATATCACAAAAAATGCGCTGGACTAAACCGCCATAGAACCTATTCTTCATCAATAAAAACCAGCTTAAAAACTTAACATTGAAAGTAACCTTCAAAGTTGCTCAACTACAATCCATAGGTTAATTTTGTGTTTACATAAACACACCAACCATGGTAGAATATTCTAACCCCAAAGAACTTTTGACTTCCTTTCTTCATCAGCTTGATGATTTTAGTGCTTTAGACACCTTCAAATTCCTTGCGGAAGCCAGTAACCAACATTATCATAGTTATCAAATAACCTATTGGACTTTAGACAAAGAATTCAAAACACTTTTAGTTGAAATAGATCTTCTTAAAGGAAAAATGTCTTTTGGACCATGGGGTACTTGCGCTATGGAAACAGTGAAATTATAAGTCGCTTATTTTTACTCCTTAATTTGTCAGTTTTAACAAAACAGAAAAAGGCACATTCCTAAGAACATGCCTTTAGTAAAAAATTCCCTAATGCAATTAACTAATAGCATGTCAAATATATCCCATGCTTTTTAATATCTTTTACGGGTATCCGTAAACTGAACTATTATTTTCTTAAATCAACCCTAAATCCTTTACAATTGACACCAAATGAATGGCATTATTGGCATTAAACTGAAGCCGTAATCGATTGAGTCGTTTTTCTATAGAACTCAAGCTATTTGGATACACATTGGACTCTTTGAACAACTTACTAATTTGATCCTGCGAATACCCCAGAGACAATTGCCTAATCAATTCGATATCAAAATCTTCAATCTCCATCTCTGATTTTTGGCTCAAAGCATGAGAAACCTCCTTTGACAGGTATTTTTTTCCATTATAGACCTCACCCAAGGCCTGCTGCAATTCCAGCAAACCTCTGCGTCCCTTGCACACATAAGCATCAACCCCTAAATCCAGCAACTTCTTTACGGTTTGAGTTTTATCTTCAATGGAGTACACTATTATTTTAAGTTCAGTAAAATCCTCGCGGATTGCCTCCACCAAGCTCTCTCCTGAAGTAAATTCCTGTT
Coding sequences within it:
- a CDS encoding SsrA-binding protein produces the protein MKKQLFKGLAKMNKLLLPSFSKQQLDLSKANKLQLAIIGWRTYITKNALD
- a CDS encoding response regulator, with amino-acid sequence MFSKVLIVDDLGSINQGVASVLQTLNVGTVVQAQYCDEAYLKLKKAKLDKAPFNLLITDLSFKSDHREQEFTSGESLVEAIREDFTELKIIVYSIEDKTQTVKKLLDLGVDAYVCKGRRGLLELQQALGEVYNGKKYLSKEVSHALSQKSEMEIEDFDIELIRQLSLGYSQDQISKLFKESNVYPNSLSSIEKRLNRLRLQFNANNAIHLVSIVKDLGLI
- a CDS encoding BlaI/MecI/CopY family transcriptional regulator; the protein is MQKLTNKEEEIMHILWKLEKAFVKDVLAEIKEDKPHYNTLSTIIRNLEDKGYVSYQAYGKTHHYFPIVSKEDYKKKFMNTAIENYFNNSYKNVVSFFAKEEKISIEELKEIISLIENKS
- a CDS encoding M56 family metallopeptidase; translation: MEYLLKSSAIIILFYACYKLFLQKETFFQSNRAFLILGLVLAAIFPLIVIPIYVEYTPAPVTANFTLEPLAQTELEDAWELTDVLPWIYGLGVVFFLSKLLFEINSLLLLLKNHPKQAFGKYTLIETNKNLTPFSFFNRIVYNPTQFTKSELHHIINHEKVHAQQLHSIDVLLIQLATALLWFNPFIWLYKKELSQNLEFIADGNAQHYARCEKSYQMVLLKTSTTNHQLALANNFYTSLIKKRIVMLHKSKSHKLKAWKYSLILPVLAWFLMSFHTKTVLVEANVNNELLPNVPETATTINGAPETTELKIIITKDFSEKEFETVKAAAKKEGVTLSFSNIERNSKGEIIAISAEAKTEKGSSNFNLNGTEPIKPFVFNYNEKGFSFGTVSTMREAKASTISGEDKNIYFVTRDTLKEETPTKIIINKQNITTGNNDVYFSPESSDSIYIVKDISKAIWTDKNGKTVDIHAYQNDQVATTMKLKSSDNILYIIDGKKATATELHNLAPNAIESVNVYKDNKAVELYGAEGKEGVIIINTKGNNTWTTDDGSSIVIRNTSGNKTYEIRNNELYAPFEISKETSDSALEAHKEALAKKNVTVKYSKLKRNKAGEIIKLKISLSTKNDKKSSATFEDPDGIPNIVFGKNKDNVFVKSIN